From a single Lolium rigidum isolate FL_2022 chromosome 7, APGP_CSIRO_Lrig_0.1, whole genome shotgun sequence genomic region:
- the LOC124677855 gene encoding uncharacterized protein LOC124677855 — protein MGELASTSPPPPATMATAVLQVVFVDGERTVDLGTVTVQPSLGVRKLQAVVADRVGVSPHQISASLARPRRPRRAPLDDGADLAAAVAREGPGCYVLAALRRSRRDRRGGRSRRDRKAGGAGLLLSPSQQQQAPLLVPSAEMTILKRLPPTDLASLASSPPPAAFGGWDYDYDAQLRELQRQREWYLLSTAATDPYPLPQEDPFWYGSTTPRSSPCPECEAAAAAMRAPGFHWCVRDAVTVAFRSPVGPIERPKKTPSPSPSPSPSPPPRALSPAYSFAAGLVPVCY, from the coding sequence ATGGGCGAGCTGGCCTCGACCTCGCCGCCCCCGCCGGCGACCATGGCGACGGCGGTGCTGCAGGTGGTGTTCGTGGACGGCGAGCGGACTGTGGACCTGGGCACGGTGACGGTGCAGCCGTCCCTGGGCGTGCGCAAGCTGCAGGCCGTGGTGGCGGACCGCGTGGGCGTCTCCCCGCACCAGATCTCGGCCTCCCTCGCCCGcccccgccgcccgcgccgcgcgcCGCTCGACGACGGCGcggacctcgccgccgccgtcgcgcgcgAGGGGCCCGGCTGCTACGTGCTCGCCGCGCTCCGCCGctcccgacgcgaccgccgcgggGGCCGCTCCCGCCGCGACCGCAAGGCCGGCGGCGCCGGgctcctcctctccccctcccAGCAGCAGCAGGCGCCGCTGCTCGTCCCCTCGGCGGAGATGACCATCCTCAAGCGCCTCCCGCCCACGGATCTGGCCTCCCTCGCCTCGTCGCCCCCGCCGGCGGCGTTCGGCGGCTGGGACTACGACTACGACGCGCAGCTCCGGGAACTCCAGCGGCAGCGCGAGTGGTACCTGCTCAGCACCGCCGCCACCGACCCGTACCCGCTCCCGCAGGAGGACCCGTTCTGGTACGGGTCGACGACGCCGCGCTCGTCGCCGTGCCCGGAGTgcgaggcggcggccgcggccatgCGCGCGCCGGGGTTCCACTGGTGCGTGCGCGACGCCGTCACCGTCGCCTTCCGCTCGCCCGTCGGCCCCATCGAGCGGCCCAAGAAGACGCCCTCCCCTTCGCCGTCGCCCTCCCCGTCCCCGCCGCCGCGGGCCCTCAGCCCCGCCTACTCGTTCGCCGCCGGCCTGGTGCCTGTCTGCTACTAG